The Tripterygium wilfordii isolate XIE 37 chromosome 21, ASM1340144v1, whole genome shotgun sequence genome segment ACTCTATTTTCTGTGTGTCTGAGAGACAATGGAGGTTTTATTCAATGACATCTTTGGATGGGTTATCAGCCATTTTTAGAAATAGTGGTTGTCAATTACATGAGTATTGCTGGTTGGCTGCTGGAATTGTGATTGAGGCACATGTTTGCATCCAAAACCTTTTTGTGCTGTTTTAATTTACTCATATCTTTGGTTTGTAGGTTTATCACCCCATACATGACCAGACCTTTTATTTGACTCTAGAGCATAAGAGAAAGCTGAAGGAGGAATATGGTTTGAGTCATTTACCTACTTATTGCATTGATTTCCTATTTTAATGTTTTGTCTAAGAGCAGTTATATATATGCTATGGTGCAGGCATTGAACCATGGTCATTTGTTCAGAAACTTGGGGATGCTGTCTTTATTCCTGCTGGCTGTCCTCATCAAGTCCGAAATTTGAAGGTGGAGTGCAATTCCTTCAATTTCATCTTTCTACTAGTATGGTGAAATGCGAATATTACCTAAACAGTGGTCCAATTTTAATAAAGATTATTGCTCTTTAGTTTTCTAAACTCCTCGTATGACATTGTATTTTCCATTTAGGCATCTGGTGCCATTTAAGCATGTATGAGTAGATGAATGGAAGTATGGAACTAGTAACTTTTCTGTCTGTCATAATGCATCAGATGTTCATTTATAATTTCACATGATGTATGGATGCTTAGTTGGGTTGTTTCAAAGAGTTTCTACAAATAGAActaatttctttttccttttttgggtgGGGGTGAAAAGAGGAACATGGTTGATGGGGGGACTCCATTTAGATGGTGTATTTTAAGACTCTTTGTAGTTGAGGAGGCTCAATTTGGATTACATGTCAAATAGTCTTTGAAGTATGTTTTTCtctttgatgattttgttcGTGTTAAAGATTGCCTTGAAAGAGAGTGAGAAATTATGACTAAGATCATTAAACCCCCATGCAATTTCCTTATGGTATCTGGTTCTGGAAATGCTTTGCACATAAGCATCTAGGGATAAAAGCAGGATTGAACCGAGTGTTTATAATGTTTTTATATGTTGTCTTGAAGTTTGGTCTCTGCTACAATTAATCGATGTGAATGAACAAATTGCTTGTGTGTAAAGAGAAATTTTCTTTTGCGTTAATATTATATTTCTTttaattgtatatatattaaaggaATTTATGACTAATTGTGGCTGTTTGCCTTGTCAATTTGTTTGAACAAAACAGTCATGCATAAAGGTTGCAATGGACTATGTCTCACCTGAAAATGTCAGTGAGTGCATCCGTCTGACAGAAGAATTCCGTTTACTTCCCGAGGGCCATCGAGCTAACGAGGACAAGTTGGAGGTATGCTGTCACCTACAATGCATTTGTGTTGTTACTTCTTAATTAGTGTTTCTTCAGGGATAAGCTTTAGATAAGCTTTGGCATGGTATGACATTCACTTGTAGAGTTTCCATGCCATTAGTAAAGAGCATTACCTTCTGTGTTAAACTAGACCTTACTGCTTTCTTGTTTGTTGAAATGTATTTTGCTCTGCATTTGCTTCTTCTGGATGGTAGGAAGCTTTGGTTTATCATCAATTTTCTGATTTCCAAATCCTTCTACTTCAGTTTTGTTCCAAGGAATATACTCTCCTCTTCTGTAATGGATAATGATGTAGATGCTTCTAAGAGCTAATCAAGCTATTGAGCTTACTAGCTGCTGCCCACTAATGTCATGTGAATTGTAGTTTCTGTTGAACTACCCATAACATTacaatacataaatgaaaattttcctgCTGTTTTTGACATGGAAATCTGTTATACCCCTGTGGATGCTTATACAGTTCATTCGCTATTGCATACAAGCATCTTGcatttgttttacttttctgAAATTTCACTGTAGTAGTGCACTAGCTTGACTTAAAGCTGCTTGTTTTTGCAAATGGCTTAGGACTGGTCCGCGTGGAAATGGTTAATGGACTTTCTTTGGATTTAATTATGTTATGAGATTCTAATTGTGAGGCATGCATATTCTAATCTTACTGTGGAAGTTTTTTCATCTCTACTTgatagataaagaaaatgactcTTTATGCAATGAAGTGGGCATTGAAGAGGCTGGAGCCAAATGAAgggtcagttttttttttttttttttttttctcccttcaTCTGACATTTTTTGGTCGAGGTTTGAAGTATTTGATTGCATGTACCTGTTGCATATGCTCCAGTTTTCCCGGTTAATCATCAATAATCATTGAACTTATTGATATTCAGGTCATTGACATCTGATGAGGAAGAAGTACTGAAGAAGAAAGCTCGAAAAGGCAAAGGTAAGAAGAAAGGTGGAAGAAGTAAAGCTAAAAAGGCATAGACTGGTTTCAATATATGATTGTCCTAGTCATTTTTGGTTGGACTGCTCATGAGGCATTTCTGTATTTTGGCATCTACTAATTTTACCAGTCAAGGTTCTTTTTCTCAGCAGCAGCtgatattaatttgtattttgttcAAGTTTTGTTATTTTGAACGAACTGACTATTAGAACAGGGAGATTTGTTAGCAGCTGTGGTCTGGATGCTCTTGGAAGTAGATTTGTATTGTATCCGAATTCATATTTATTCACAAATCTCTTTGCACAcatcaattttttgtttttttatctttGCCAATCTACATGAATTTATGTAAAAATAATTGAACTATACTATTTAAATGAAAACCTTGCAAGGATGAGACAATGCGCAATATAGATTAATTCACCAAGAAGCAGTAAATTATACatgataaacaaataaaatatttatttatttcacattTTACCCCCATTTAATCAATTTTTGGTATTTTGTAAAATATAATACATAATATTAGCAGTCTACCTCTTGTTTACTAGAGTAATGCAAGGCTCATGCATTGAGCACATAGCACTAAAGAGTATaaagaatttaaaaatacaaataaacatTTTATATTCGTACACAATCCTCACTGGTTAGTGGTTTGGGGCCTTGACTAGTGATTGTACAATCAATTCATTCATCTTTCCTTGAAAAGTAAAAGACATTTtactcaaaaaacaaaaaagacagTTAATTTGATCCTTATTGTCTCACACTTAAGTTTGCCGGGTATTTCTCATAATTGTTTATGACAAGTTATTTTACTAATTAAGAGCAACGATGATACTCgtttttgagttttttaatttatatttcgATATTTAGGAATCATACCAAAAAGAAATTAGTATTGTTTCAAAAATATGGTGTCAAACTAAATCAATTGTTTGATGGGTCATTGTGAAATACATGAGtctgaaaaattgaaaaaatcaatggaatcgTAAATAATCGattgattaaatttattaaaaaaccgATCGACATCTAGGAAAATCTTCAAATCATGGCGCCACTTTTGAAATCCACTACTTTCGAGAACCCTCAACTCCCTCAATAGAAAACCCCTCTAACCTCTCTTTCTTCTACGAAATATTTTAAGTACGACTACATTTTTCTAATTGTGTTGCGATGGATCGGCCAAGGGAGCAAGATGATAGTGTATCAAAGGAAAATGAAGAGGTTTCGGTGGCGAAGGCAAGTCGACGCGGTCGAAAGAAGGATGCCCAGGTCATTAAAGCTCGAAACCCTAGTGATGTTGGAGGTGATGGAGTAGCTCTAACTGCGTCAAATGAGAAAGACAAGATTTTGGAGGATGATAttcagaagaaaaggaaatctTCAGGTTACAATGTTTCTGAGGAAGTTAAAATCAGTAAGAGGGATCCCAAAGTGAGTACATTCTCTACTTTTcttgtaatatttatttttgtttaatatggatttagttaattaattgtttatttttgtttatattttttttcttaccaCCAGTGGGTAGCCGAGGAATCTTTAATGTGCCACCAGTGCCAAAGAAATGACAAAGGCCGGGTTGTTCGATGTCTGAAATGCACCACCAAACGATACTGTATCCCTTGCTTGACCAATTGGTAAATATTTTCACAATaaagatcaattttttttgttctttgttattAATTACATTTTTGCTATTTTTGATGTTCTCATCGTTGTTTTGTTGAGTCTGATGTTTTTCATATTGCTTCAAATCAATCATTAACGACgcaattttgttttgaattttgtgaCTCTTGTTTGGGGTTGATTTTATTGCCTACATGTTTCCTGTTTGTGTTGGTTTTAGTTACTGAAATTTGGAAACAATTCTTTCTTAAATGTTTTCCCATCTATTTAAGAGTTAAATTTGCTGAGAATGTTAATTGaattttgttctatttttctCTTTCCATTTTATTTGTGTTAAAGTTGGATGCTTGAGAAGTGAATGACTTCCTGACTAGAATGTTGTGCGCCATGCAGTGCTGATAGATTATGTAGCTACTATATGCCAAATTTAGTACTTCTAATATGGCACAGGCTTGTTTACGTTATGAGGTTGGAGTCTCTACTCTCTTTGTCGTTAGATACATTTCATGTCATATTAGATTATTAATAATCCATGAATTGTGTTTCCCTTACATACTCATGTTTCCTTAATTGTGGTTTGATTCTACTTTTGCCTTTCCAAATAGCGTTAGTGATTACCTTGATCATGATGTAGGTATCCTCAGATGATAGAGGACGAAGTTGCTGTAGCTTGCCCATTTTGTCGTGGAATTTGCAACTGTAAATCGTGCTTACGTCTGGAATATGTCCCAGTCGAAGTCAGTTTACTATACTATCTCTCTGACTCTGGGTTGCATGCTCTGTGTTTTCGTCGGCGGCCTTTAATGCATATGAAACATTTTTTTGACTGTAGATGCTAAAGAATTCAAATTGGAAAATTAGTAAAGACGAAGAAGTTCAGCATTACAAGTATATAGTACAATCGCTTCTTCCACATTTGAAGCAGTTAAATGAAGAACAATTGATGGAGACACATATAGAGGCTAAAAGACAAGGTATTTtccttagatttttttttgttgactcTTTATTTTGACTTAAAGGAACTCATAACTAGAcctttttattttcaagttaGTTGGTATCTCTTAGTCGATAAAGCTTTACTAAATGTTACAATGCTAAACAGGTAAGTTTATTAGTACTTTTCTTTCACTCATTTTAGGTGGTTAAGTTCTGATCTTTCCTTTCACAAAATAAACTTGAGTCTCAGTTAAAACCAAGTCAGGCAATTGGTTGTTCTTAGGGTTACAGAGTCACCTTTTCTTTTACTTGGGCTTGTCCATGAGTTTGagtatgtatgtgtgtgcaCTATTGGGCAGGGATATCAATGTCagagttaaagataccaatagctGATTTTGACATGGATGAGCGAGTGTACTGGTAAGTCCCTTTAGTATACTAGTTACTTATTTTTCCTCTGTTTATTTATACTGAGaacattctctttttcttttttatattttttttgtgtccAGTGATATATGCAGAACTTCGATATTTGATTTGCACAGAAGCTGTTCAAACTGCTCCTGTGACATCTGTCATATTTGTTGTGGGGAAATCCGTGATGGAAACTTGTGCTGCGGCAATCAGGAAAAGGTGATATTGAAGTATGCTAAGGTGGGGATTCAATATTATCATGGGGAGGACATTCATGTTGAAAATGAGGTTGAATTGGCTGACGAGGGAAAAGCTCAATTGGCTGCTGAAACTTGCTCTAGGGATGATGTAAGGTCAGCGTCTAATTGGAAAGCCAATAAAGATGGAAGCATACTGTGTCATTGTGGTCATGGGATTCTAGAATTGAAGAGTATGTTCCCTGAAAATTGGGTTTCAGATTTGGTAAGGAAAGCAGATGATGTTGCAAAAGCTTACAAACTTGTGGACACGGTTAGACTTCCTGGGGCGCAATGCTTGTGCTTTGAAGCAAATGGTGATGTTAACTTGAGCAATAATAAGTTACTAAAAGCTGCCACTCGAGAAGATTCTGATGACAACTATTTGTATTGCCCAGCGTCCAAAGATATCCAACATGAAGATTTGAAGCATTTTCAGTACCACTGGATGAGAGCTGAGCCTGTAATTGTCAGAAACGTGCTAGAAGCCGCATCTGGTTTGAGTTGGGAGCCAATGGTCATGTGGCGCGCCTTTCGCCAAATGAAACATGTCAAATATGACCGGCTTTTGAATGTGAAGACCATTGATTGTCTGGATTGGAGTGAGGTGTGTATAATCATTTTATTTGTTGGTTGATGTTGACTATAAATCTATCATACCAATGGTGCTGACATCTAATAGAAAATCTAGTATTGTAGCTTTGTTGGCTATTAGTTCGAGTATTTTCTTGTGTTTTCGAGGAATGTTTATTAACATTCTTCAAAGAAAAGGAATTGTCATTTTTGCGTATTGATGTTGTGATGATAACCTGGAATTATTGTTCTTGATACTGCTTCATCAATTCCTCTGTATCTACCATTACTGGAGAACATTCTTAAATGGCTTGGAAGTTACGCCATTTTAGCTTTGTGGCATCTAATTTTTGTTGGAAAGTTCAAACAACTCAAGTTGCATGTTCCTAATCTTGTGAGATAATCGAGTAGTAGTTTTGTTTCTATCACAAATGGCTTGGTTTGTGGATGCTTTATTAATAGTCATGAACATTGGTTATTTGAGAAACTACTGTGAGAGTAAATGAAATTTGTTAATAAACCGTATATGAACTTGTTTACCACAGGAAAATTGTGCGAATCTTGTGAGTGACTACTATATGGTCATTTTccctttaaatttttgttgcaTATTTTCTACAGTAGACCttccttccttttttcccccttaaaaccacaaaatttcttcaaattcatAATTGTGTTATGCAGCAGGCGATAAGGAGGAGTTTATATCTAGTATCTTATTTTTCCACCTTGTTTCTAGTGTTAAACAACTATAGCTAAGGTTATTTTTGTAATAAtcttgtataggttttttttcttcctaacgTTAAATTTGGAGTTCTTTAATAATTAGCAATTTAACTTGTTTTCCCGTGTGGTGTGCCTACGAAAGTATTTACGTCTTAGGATTTGAATAGTCTGTTCCATTTTCTATTTAAATAAGAGGTCTTTTAGTTCACTTGCAGCACCAAGGTTTAGTGCAAAGAGGTATAATTCGAACGACATTTGTATTTGGTCTATTTGTTTAGAAAATTTTAACTGCTGGTAAAGATctaaactgaaaatttttatgTGCAGTATGAGATTAATGTCCACCAATTCTTCACTGGATATTCAGAAGGtcgatttcacaaaaacaattgGCCTCAAATACTGAAATTGAAAGATTGGCCTTCTTCAAACCTATTTGAGGAAGTCCTGCCTCGTCATGCTGCAGAGTTTAAATGCTGCATACCTTTCAAGGAGTATACACATCCTACAAAAGGTGTTTTAAACATTGCTATTGCATTGCCTGATATTTGTTTGAAGCCTGAAATGGGGCCAAAGACATACATTGCTTATGGAGTTGCTCAAGAGTTTGGGCGTGGAGATTCTGTAACCAAGCTTCATTGCAATACGTCTGATGCGGTATGAGTAGCCTTTATTTTTCACTCTCAAGTTCAACCATGGGtcccccttggttttgtagattGCGAAATGTTCTTCTGTCTGAAATGTGATGGTATCGTATTCACCATGAAACAATGAATTAATTTCTTGTATTCAATACATGCATGCTTAAGCCTCCCATGCACCCCCTTTTTACATGATCTCAGCACTTCTGTGCCCATTTCAGGTAAACGTTTTGACACATACTGCTGAAGTGACCTTTTCTCCCGGACAACTTGCTAAAATAGAGAATTTGAAGAAGCAGCACTTTGAGCATGACCAAAGAGAAATTTTCAGAAAAACAGAGGCTTTGGATGTTACAGTTGGTTGGTGTGGCAACACTTGTGAAAATGGTAAGGAATTTAGTCTAAGTTTATGACTAAAATAAGATTGTATTCGGAATGAAACTGACATTTCAAAGATTCTAGATATGGATAGCAGTAATGCTGGTGGAAAGTTGGTCGGGGTGGAATATGATGAAGGAGGTGCTCTCTGGGATATTTTCCGGAGACAGGATGTTCCTAAACTGCTGAACTATCTTAACAAGCACTTCAGAGAATTTCGGCATACTTATTGTCTTCCAGTGCAAAAGGTAGTCATGCgctgaaaattaaatattacaCTACTAGGTTGTATGGTATTAAAGGATTTCTATTTGATTCATATTTTGTAATAATACAACTCTATTTTCTTTGTCTGAGAGACAATGGAAGTATACTCAATGACATGTTGGCAAGGGTTATCACTTATCAGCCATTTTTGGAAATAGTGTTGTCAATTAAATGAGTCTTGCTGGTTGGCTGCAGGAATTTTGATCAAGGCACATATTTGCAAATTTCTTTGTATTGTCAGAACTGTTTGTGCTGTTTTAATTTACTCATATCTTTGGTTTGTAGGTTTATCACCCCATACATGACCAGACATTTTATTTGACTCTAGAGCATAAGAGAAAGCTGAAGGAAGAATATGGTCTGAGTCATTTACATACTTCtggcattgatttcatattgtATGTGTTTTGTCTAAGAGCACATATATATGCTATGTGCTATGATGCAGGCATTGAACCATGGACATTTGTCCAAAAACTTGGGGATGCTGTCTTAATTCCTGCTGGCTGTCCTCATCAAGTCCGAAATTTGAAGGTGGAGTGCAATTCCTTCTGTTTCATCTTTCTACTAGAATGGTGAAATGCGAATATTACCTAAACAGTGGTCCAGTTATAATATTGACCGTTAGCCTTTTGTTTTCTAAAGTTCTCTATGACATTGTATTTGCCATTTagccttttatttttattaatttatattttcttttaattttattctacTACATATCAAAGGAATTTATGACTAATTGTGGCTGTTTGCCTTATCAATTGGTTTGAAAATAACTTAAATAACTGTTTTATACAGTCATGCATAAAGGTTGCAATGGACTATGTCTCACCTGAAAATGTCAGTGAGTGCATTCGTTTGACAGAAGAATTCCGTTTACTTCCTGATGGCCATCGAGCTAACGAGGACATGTTGGAGGTATGCTGTGACCTACATTGCATGCGTGTTTATGTTACTTCTTAATTAATGTTACTTCAGGCATAAGCTTTCGCATGGTTTGACATTCACCTGTAGAGTTTCCATGCCATTAGTAAAGAACACTACCTTCTGTGTTAAACTAGACCTCACTGCTTTCTTGTTTGTTGAAATTTATTTTGCTTTGCATTTGCTTCTTCTGGATGATAGGATGCTTTGGTTTTGTCATCATTTTCTTCCTATCCTTCGACTTCAGTTTTGTTCCGGAGAATATACTCTCCTCCTGTAATGAATAATGATATGGGTGCTTCTAAGTGCTAATAATAAAGCTATTGAGCTTACTAGCCGCTAATGTCATGTTAATTGTAGTTTCTGTTGAACAACCCTTAATATTCCAATGCATAAAATGAAGTTTTTCCTGCTCTCTATGACATACAAATCAGTTATCCACAACCGCTAATGTCATGTGAATTGTAGTTTTTGTTGAACAACCCTTAACATTACAATACATAAATGAAGTCCTTCTTGCTGTTTGTGACATAGAAATCCGTTATACCCCTGTAGATGCTTAGACAGTTAATTCACTAATGCATACAAGCATCTTGCATTTGCTTTACTTTTTCTAGAATTTCACTGTAGTGTTGCACATTTACACTAGCTTGACTTAAAGCTGCTTGTTTTTGCTAATGGCTATGGACTGGTCTGACTTCTGAGCAGAAATGCTTAATGGACTTTGTTTGGGTTCAATTCTGTTATGATATTCTAATTGTGAGGCATGCGATTTCTGATCTTAATGCGGAAGTTTTTTCATCTCTACTTGACAGGTAAAGAAAATGACTCTTTATGCAATGGATCGGGCATTGAAGGGTTTGGAGCCGAATGCAGggcaagttgtttttttttttttttggttgagatTTGAAGTATTTGATTGCATGTACCTTTTGTTCCAGTTTTCCCCGGTTAATCATAAATAATCGACAGCATTAAACTTATTGATTTTCAGGTCAATGATACCTGAAGAGGAAGTAGTACTGAAGAAGAAAGTTCTAAAAGGCAAATGTAAGAAGGCTGGAAGAAGGAAAGCGAAAAACGCATAGCCTGGTTTCCAATTATATGATTGTTCTAGTCATTTTTGGTTGGACTGCTCACTGATATTAATTTGTAGTTTGTTCAAGTTTGTTATTTTAAATGAAGCCCGAGTAGTTTAGTTGGCGAGCGAGATCATATGTAATCTTGAACCCCGAATTTAGGCCCCATCCCGGACTGGGAGAAGTTGCCTCATCTTCTTTTGTAGGCCTTGAAGGGTCAAGCTCCAATAGGATTCTTGATTGGCAgatgttgattaattaattgtgtGAAAAAATTTCGACAAATATACAATCTATTAAGATCGTATATATTATTGTAAATCCACATTTCCATACACACTAagaatattgtctgctttgggttgtccggtttcTGTGAATATATTGAGTCTATAcggttttgtttcttcttagacctaaacaagaaaattaagctCAATTCGTTTAAACCTAGAAAATGCATTGTTGATGGTTAAGGAGTGAGCTTGTTAATAAGACATTACTTCCTACATCTTTCGATTTGGGACAACGtatacattttttaattttttcatcaCAACCACAAATACCATACTAGCATGAGTGATTACTTCCCATAATGATTGGTTCACCCTCCAAAACCAAATCGGTTGAACCATACCAACCTCTTACATGTACGATGTGTATTTTTTAAAGATACTCCTCACTTggtttaaaatataataatgtgCATTTGTACGTTTGaacttgtcttcttcttttttttttagataataaGTTGTATTGAAAAGAGTAATAAAATATTATGATGCAATTCTTCTTATATTTGGTGTTAGACCAAAGACAAGGGTCAGATATTCTAGATTTTCGGTCAACCAAATTAAACAACTCCTTTTCATGGCCCATTCAAAAAGATTGCCACACTACCCACTCCGACCCCTGAA includes the following:
- the LOC119988588 gene encoding lysine-specific demethylase JMJ25-like isoform X1, giving the protein MDRPREQDDSVSKENEEVSVAKASRRGRKKDAQVIKARNPSDVGGDGVALTASNEKDKILEDDIQKKRKSSGYNVSEEVKISKRDPKWVAEESLMCHQCQRNDKGRVVRCLKCTTKRYCIPCLTNCADRLCSYYMPNLVLLIWHRLVYVMRYPQMIEDEVAVACPFCRGICNCKSCLRLEYVPVEMLKNSNWKISKDEEVQHYKYIVQSLLPHLKQLNEEQLMETHIEAKRQGISMSELKIPIADFDMDERVYCDICRTSIFDLHRSCSNCSCDICHICCGEIRDGNLCCGNQEKVILKYAKVGIQYYHGEDIHVENEVELADEGKAQLAAETCSRDDVRSASNWKANKDGSILCHCGHGILELKSMFPENWVSDLVRKADDVAKAYKLVDTVRLPGAQCLCFEANGDVNLSNNKLLKAATREDSDDNYLYCPASKDIQHEDLKHFQYHWMRAEPVIVRNVLEAASGLSWEPMVMWRAFRQMKHVKYDRLLNVKTIDCLDWSEYEINVHQFFTGYSEGRFHKNNWPQILKLKDWPSSNLFEEVLPRHAAEFKCCIPFKEYTHPTKGVLNIAIALPDICLKPEMGPKTYIAYGVAQEFGRGDSVTKLHCNTSDAVNVLTHTAEVTFSPGQLAKIENLKKQHFEHDQREIFRKTEALDVTVGWCGNTCENDMDSSNAGGKLVGVEYDEGGALWDIFRRQDVPKLLNYLNKHFREFRHTYCLPVQKVYHPIHDQTFYLTLEHKRKLKEEYGIEPWTFVQKLGDAVLIPAGCPHQVRNLKSCIKVAMDYVSPENVSECIRLTEEFRLLPDGHRANEDMLEVKKMTLYAMDRALKGLEPNAGSMIPEEEVVLKKKVLKGKCKKAGRRKAKNA
- the LOC119988588 gene encoding lysine-specific demethylase JMJ25-like isoform X2, encoding MDRPREQDDSVSKENEEVSVAKASRRGRKKDAQVIKARNPSDVGGDGVALTASNEKDKILEDDIQKKRKSSGYNVSEEVKISKRDPKWVAEESLMCHQCQRNDKGRVVRCLKCTTKRYCIPCLTNCADRLCSYYMPNLVLLIWHRLVYVMRYPQMIEDEVAVACPFCRGICNCKSCLRLEYVPVEMLKNSNWKISKDEEVQHYKYIVQSLLPHLKQLNEEQLMETHIEAKRQGISMSELKIPIADFDMDERVYCDICRTSIFDLHRSCSNCSCDICHICCGEIRDGNLCCGNQEKVILKYAKVGIQYYHGEDIHVENEVELADEGKAQLAAETCSRDDVRSASNWKANKDGSILCHCGHGILELKSMFPENWVSDLVRKADDVAKAYKLVDTVRLPGAQCLCFEANASKDIQHEDLKHFQYHWMRAEPVIVRNVLEAASGLSWEPMVMWRAFRQMKHVKYDRLLNVKTIDCLDWSEYEINVHQFFTGYSEGRFHKNNWPQILKLKDWPSSNLFEEVLPRHAAEFKCCIPFKEYTHPTKGVLNIAIALPDICLKPEMGPKTYIAYGVAQEFGRGDSVTKLHCNTSDAVNVLTHTAEVTFSPGQLAKIENLKKQHFEHDQREIFRKTEALDVTVGWCGNTCENDMDSSNAGGKLVGVEYDEGGALWDIFRRQDVPKLLNYLNKHFREFRHTYCLPVQKVYHPIHDQTFYLTLEHKRKLKEEYGIEPWTFVQKLGDAVLIPAGCPHQVRNLKSCIKVAMDYVSPENVSECIRLTEEFRLLPDGHRANEDMLEVKKMTLYAMDRALKGLEPNAGSMIPEEEVVLKKKVLKGKCKKAGRRKAKNA